The nucleotide sequence GTTGAGCCGCTCGGCTGCCCGGCTCGAAAGCGTGGCCACCTCCGCCGATCAGGCCGTCAATAATCTGAACCAGACTTCCCAGAACGTGAACCGGGCTTCTGAAAAGCTGAACAATACCAATAGCCCGCTCGGGGTGCTACTTACCGATCAGGAAACGGCCAGCAACCTGCGTACTACATTACGTAACCTGAACACGGGCACGGCCCTGCTCAACGAAGACCTTAAAGCCGCCCAGAGCAACTTCCTGCTTCGGGGCTTTTTCAAGAAGCGGGCTAAAGAAGAAGCTAAACGCAAAGCCGACAGCACTGCCGCGGCAAATGTACAAACGCCCCCATCGCCCTGATTAGGCCAGCAAATACAGATCATCCATACGGGGCGCAGTGTATACTGCGCCCCGTATCTGTTTCAACCATTGGTAGTGGAGCTTCTGTCTGGTAATTACCTGATAATTTGCGAGTTTTAACCGCCATACGGTTATTATCAGCTTCAACAACCAGCTTCTGCTATGTTCACAACCAAGCGCGTTCCATTTTCTGTCGTATTTCCGTTTGTCTGGCGTGCCGTCCTGCTTTTCCTGGCCTATTCAACGCTCATCTGCCTGTTCTATACGTTTGGCGGCTGCACATTCCTGGCCATTCCCTTTGTGCCCATTGCTACCATCGGCACGGCCGTTGCCTTTTACGTTGGCTTCAAGAACAACTCCTCGTATGACCGGCTCTGGGAAGCCCGCCGTATCTGGGGCAGTATCACCAACGCCAGTCGCTCATGGGGGATCATGGTACTCGACTACCTCAACAGCCAGCAGACCGCTGCAACTATTCCGGAAGCCGACGTGCGTGCCATTCAGAAACAGCTAATCTATCGCCATCTGGCCTATATAACCGCCGTCCGGGTACAGCTACGTCAGAAGCCCGTTTGGGAGCTGCACCATAACCCCGCCCACGATGTGGTTGAGCGCATTGCGGCTTTCCGGCAATGCAGTCTGGATAAAGAACTGAGCCGGTTCCTGTCCACTTCCGAAATTGATAACCTGCTGAAACACCCGAACCCGGCAACGATACTCATGCGCCAGCAGTCGGCGCAGCTCCGGCAACTGCGGGAAGACAACCTGCTGAGCGAATACTACCACGTCGATCTGGAGCGGATGCTGGTGGAATTCTATAACCAGCAGGGAGCCTGCGAACGGATCAAATCGTTTCCTTTCCCCCGCCAGTACGCTTTTTTTAGCTATGTCTTCACCTGGCTGTTTATTCTGGTCCTCCCCTATGGCCTGCTGAGCGAGATGGTCAAAGCCAGTGGCTGGCACGTCTGGCTCACGATCCCGTTCTATACGATCATTGCCTGGGTGTTCAACACCATGGAGATTGTGGGCGATACCAGCGAAAATCCGTTTGAGAACAGCATCAACGATGTTCCCATGACGGCCATCTGCCGCAACATTGAGATTGATCTGCGCGATATGCTTGGCGAAACCGAGCTCCCCAAACGCGTACAGGCCATCGAGAATATCCTGATGTAACCTCCTAAGGGGAGCATTTTCCAGGCAGGCAAAAATGCCCTGAATTCTCAAATTGCATTTTGAGGATAGAAAGTTTGCGTCTACATATTAATAATCCTACAAGTTCTAATTATTAGAAAAATACAAATCATAAAGACTTAATAGGGACTTTTTGTACTTTTTCAACAAATGACGCATTATGCTGATAATGAATTGTCTTTTTAGATGAACTTTTCTTAATTCCCTGACGGACACCCCCCTTCCTATTGCATGGGAAGCCCTTTGCCCCACACCTTTGTCACGGTAAAACATAAATTTCAATCCAATGAAACAGTTCCGTTTATCAATTGCTGTACTGCTGTCAGTATGGAGTCTGGCAGGCATGGGAGATGCCAAAGCCGACAATGGTTCGGGAGTGAGTGGGGTGAAAGTTGAGAAGTCCGAAAGCAAAAAAGTTCGCTTATATACGCCAACCAACGTGGCTCCATCGGGTGCTCCGGTTGAAGTTGTGCTCATTGATGCCGCTGGTACCGTATTGTACCGGGGAAGCGTACCGGCTGCCAAGCAGCACGTAACGTCGTTCAACCTGGCTAACCTGCCCGACGGTCAGTATTATCTGACTGCCAGCAGCACCGACTGGTGGATGTCGCAGGGTCTGAGCATCCGGAACAATACGCTGACGGTTGATGAGCGTAACCTGCAGCAACTGACCCAGCCGACGGTGACGGCCTACGAGAAAAACAAAGTAGAAGTGACGCTGCCCGCCACGAATATTTCGGACGCCAGCGTAGCCATCTACGATGATCGTAACGTAATGGTATACTCTGAGCCAATCAGCAGCTCAGTTCGCCGGTTTGATCTGTCGTCGCTGCCCGAAGGTTCTTATACCTTCGTGGTTGGCCCTGAACAGAAGCGCTTTTCGTCGCGGATTAACGTTCGCCGGTAAGCATCCGATCAGTTTGATTTAGTGCATTACGCTTCACCCAACAGGCAGCCAGACTTTTCGGACAAGTCTGGTTGCTGATCCCAACTTCCAGCCCGCTGCTTTCACCCGAAGGCAGCGGGTTC is from Spirosoma taeanense and encodes:
- a CDS encoding bestrophin family protein, yielding MFTTKRVPFSVVFPFVWRAVLLFLAYSTLICLFYTFGGCTFLAIPFVPIATIGTAVAFYVGFKNNSSYDRLWEARRIWGSITNASRSWGIMVLDYLNSQQTAATIPEADVRAIQKQLIYRHLAYITAVRVQLRQKPVWELHHNPAHDVVERIAAFRQCSLDKELSRFLSTSEIDNLLKHPNPATILMRQQSAQLRQLREDNLLSEYYHVDLERMLVEFYNQQGACERIKSFPFPRQYAFFSYVFTWLFILVLPYGLLSEMVKASGWHVWLTIPFYTIIAWVFNTMEIVGDTSENPFENSINDVPMTAICRNIEIDLRDMLGETELPKRVQAIENILM
- a CDS encoding T9SS type A sorting domain-containing protein, with the translated sequence MKQFRLSIAVLLSVWSLAGMGDAKADNGSGVSGVKVEKSESKKVRLYTPTNVAPSGAPVEVVLIDAAGTVLYRGSVPAAKQHVTSFNLANLPDGQYYLTASSTDWWMSQGLSIRNNTLTVDERNLQQLTQPTVTAYEKNKVEVTLPATNISDASVAIYDDRNVMVYSEPISSSVRRFDLSSLPEGSYTFVVGPEQKRFSSRINVRR